Genomic window (Bacteroidales bacterium):
AGGAGAACAAATCTTTGATCAGGGAGATTTATCTCAGCGGTCGCGAATCCTACCTGAGATATGCCTATAAATGTTCCAGGAGGATTATCGAAACCAATAACTATATTACTTTTTTTGCACCTGTACTTCGTGAATTGTTTCCCCGGGCCAAATTTGTGCACATTCAAAGGCATCCGGGTGATTTTGTTCGCTCTGGTATCAACCGGAATTATTATACGGGGAGCGGCAGCGATGATATAAAAAGAATCGTGCCGGTGAGTGGAAGTGAAAAGGCACAATGGGAATCTTATCCCCAGATTCAGAAGATCAGCTGGCTTTGGAGAGAAACCAATCAGTTCATTGAAGAATTCAAACAGGACCTTGATGCAGAGAATTTCATGACCATCAATTTCAATGCACTGGATGTGGATAAGGTTCATGCGCTGACCCGGTTTCTCGAGGCAGATGTTCGCCCCTCATTTATCAGGAAAAAACTCAGTAAAAGGGTAAACGTCCAGAAGACCACAATTAAGGAACCCTTTTCCCAATGGAAGGAAGAGGAAAAAAGGCAGGTGGACCAGATCGCAGGTGATCTGGCAAGACAGTATGGATATAAAATCTAATACATACCATGAAAGTAGCAATCGCACAGGAAAGAATTATATCGGGTGGGCGGATGGTGGTCATCAATGAGTTAGTT
Coding sequences:
- a CDS encoding sulfotransferase, translated to ENKSLIREIYLSGRESYLRYAYKCSRRIIETNNYITFFAPVLRELFPRAKFVHIQRHPGDFVRSGINRNYYTGSGSDDIKRIVPVSGSEKAQWESYPQIQKISWLWRETNQFIEEFKQDLDAENFMTINFNALDVDKVHALTRFLEADVRPSFIRKKLSKRVNVQKTTIKEPFSQWKEEEKRQVDQIAGDLARQYGYKI